In Populus alba chromosome 4, ASM523922v2, whole genome shotgun sequence, the genomic window CCATAATAATGGGCATGCATCATCAAGATGAAACCATCATGGAAAATCAATCCCCAACAAGCAGTATGATTCAGAACCTTGACATAAGGAATGACTTGTAGGACAGCAGAACTCTGTTGCAACATGTCAATACAGTCACCTCCAATACAGAGATCATGAGTCACTGACAATTCTTCAGCCCCTTTGTCACTGAAATTagatgcattttgtttttctcagaCTAAAGAATCAAAATTACAATTGATAAAAAGAGCATGAATGCCATAAATATTTGGCATAAAGTATCAAAATAgcctccctttctttttttcaatttattgagGTGGTAACTTTACCCGTAACTGATTTTCTCCATTTCATCTGGAGATATCCACTCATATCCTTCTCCACTCCTTGATGGACCAAGAATTAATGCTGGCTTTGATATGATATGCACTTGGCTAGCAACATGGCAAGCTGTCAAAGCTTGGTCACCAGTGATCATCACCTAAAAACAGTGAACATCATGAGTGCTAttttcaatcaaatgaggaaTACACAAAGCTGGCAAAAAACTCATATTTCATTTATCAAGCAGTTCTAAACCCTTAAAAGGCACAAGGAGCACTTCTTgattccaatgaaaaaaaaacaaaacaaaactggAGTTATTGAAATCcataacaaagaaaaccaataaacatattttttttttaatttatcagcAGGCGATCTAATATGTTGAAATGTGGCATACATACATATGCCAACTAAAATTACTGAGAAGTTACCACTTACCAAGTCATGAGATGAATTCTTTAATTCAGACAATACACTAGCAGAATCCTCTCTTATAGGGCAGTTGAATACCTGTGATTACAATCATGAAACTTTAATAATGACAAGAATACAGAAAGTAATCACTGACAAGCAAATTATTAGAACCTAGaagggtttctttttttctttcttttttttttttttttttgggggggggggggtgttgcATCATGTTGAAGGATTTATTGCTTACTGCAAAGCCAGCAAATGCAAGACCAGTCTCCACTACATCTCTGTCCAAGCTTCTAGCTTCGCTAACCTTCATCGGAACAAAAAGATATAGCAACTTCAGCATGCATGGTATACACATCGAACAAATTTATACAACAGGAACTCGATCCCAAACTACTTGGGGTTGACTGTGAGGATCCTTTAGTGTCATTCTGCAAGTTCATATATGCACTGAACAAATCTATACAATGAGAAAATTCAGACAAGGTAAATCCCCTGCCTCATCACGAGAATAAATGAGTGATTTGCATTTCACACTAAACTACAAATTACTATAGTAATTATTGCTccacaaaaaaaatgtaaaataatatattcattttaactAACTTGCATAGTTTGCTGCTTGAATTGACAAGGggcaaaaacaaaagcaagaatTTCATGATTGGCATTATAGAGaattaaaaatgatgcaaaacaGAGAAGactgaacaacaaagaagacAACAAATAAGTCACTTGTGCATTCCTAACATCTCCAGAAATGTGTTTCAAGATGACCTGGCAAAAAGATGAAGCTGGGTGGAAATGGTCGTGATACTTTGACATGGAATATTTATCAGTTTAATCCTATAATTGTATTTACAAGTTAAGACTCAATGTATGGTCCGCATCTAGCATTATGAAtgacaaacaataaaattgaagatAGGGTTCAACAACCTTTTTTCCCAGTGGATCAGAAAAAGTATCAAGTGCATATAACagtgaaaatcaaaatagaatatGCACACTATTTAAGTAAATACAAAGGcaagaagaaagtaaaagaTATTAGAAACTTACTGTCATGTCCGGAAGGTACTTGAAAGCAAGGGCCAGAACTCGAGACCCTTGACGTGTGTACTTTTTATATGTATCAACGTATGATGGTGGCAAGTCAACGAGTCTATCCTGAATAGTTTCAGGTGCACCCTGAAacatccaaaacaaaaatcatgatgATATATCTCCAAGGACAGTAAAAGATAGACTGCAATTAAATCAGCAaatcttttttcatattattgtattttgccAGGCAATGAAATTAGAAAATGGTCACTAATCAAGTAACAAATGATAATGTTGTGTGGGTCAAAGAATTAGCAAAATATTGTCATAATGTGGCAATTGAGGCTCAGAACCACATTTAGATCAGCTTCCAATACACTCCTTTGCAAAACATCTGATAGCGGCCCATCTAgtgattgaaatatttaaaaacaaacaaccgtTTACAGAGTCCTCAGCAAATGAGAAGGTCAATATCTTAAATCTGTGAATTGCTTGCCAAATTTGTTCAAGTCCAGTAACTTGTATGAAAAGCATAAGCAACTGACCTTCACAAATGCCAAGAATTCCTCCTGTGTGCGAACAACAACTGCCATTCGTTTCAAATGGGATGCAAAGTGATGTCTCTGAACAATCTGCACAGCATTGCCACCTCCTCTGCAACTCATAAGAATGACAAATAATTGCACTGAAACTGCCTAATGAAATAAACCCAGACTATGAAAAACTCAAAGTGGGATTTGATCTGGTTCTCTTATTTCCTTTCATCCATAACTTTCATTCTTCCATTTTCTGTCTTTCTCATTAATAAATGTCTTGCTTAATGCCTACATGGTTCACCTCACCTCCATCTGGGCATTTCAATACATCTATCACTTGTCAAAAGAAAACTACATGCAGGAAACCACAAACTCCATGTACTCCgaaaaataaagaatacaaAATATCAAACAGAAGGAAACTCGTTTCTTGTAGACAATTTAGAGTGACTGGTAGACTGTCACACCAACACAATGAACTAGGATGCGGAGTTTGCTGTGAAAAAATCTTTCCATGGAACCATTTGCCTTCACAGTCTGATTATCTACCAGCTAGTTCTTACAGACTACCTATCTGAGGATTCCTAAAAGACATGATAATTTTTCCCATGCTTCAATGTAGATGAAAGTTGAAAACTAGCTTGATATAATCCTTGTGTCATTTAATGACTTAATAGTTGAATGACTTTCTCCAATATTTTGCACAATAATTAGCACATTTAAATGCTTTAAACAAGAGCCAATCCATGAAAATGAACTCGATCAATATTGCACTCTTTATTGCCTGTGATTGAATTCCTCTCTTTCGTCATTCTCCTTGGACTTGGCTCTGTTTATGAAATATCTCTCCCTTCAATCTATTCTACACTGCAAATTAAATCTATAACGCATGCCTGGTTTCCcttcaattcattttcttttaatagtaATAGAATAGTCTTTTAAAACAGATCATGACCACATCAAGatttcaatcaaaatatattcTAGGCAGAGATTAAGCAGGAGAAAAATGACATTGTAGACATACAAATCAAATCAATCCAGGGCGCAATTTCCACAACTTACTTTTTGGGCATCGCCTTTTCATCAGATTTATAACTCCAGTCTATTCCTGCAAGTGCAGCCTTCTCAAGAGGATCACCAACCTACAAGCAATTATGGAAATGTTAGAGCATTCTCAAGGGACAGCAAACATATGGAAAGGATTTTAGCCCGTGTCAGCCAACTGCCTTCATCAATAAATAGTTTGCTTGTGCTATCTGGAAAATATGATAAGGTGGAATCTTAATGATGCACCAAGAACAATGAATAGCATACAATAAGACATTTCAGTAAAATATAGCTGTTAATTTCCCAAGGCCTTGATGAAACTAATTCCAAGAAAACTTGTTTCATGTGTTGTTCTATCAAAAATGACATTTCTGCAAACACTTTATTCTGAGGGGAAGACCTAGACATCAGTAAAGACAACCATAAGATGATAATGGGATAGAAACCCAATAAAGTAATACACCTAATACTTCTTAAAGGGGACAAGACTATCATGGATGGCTGACCATTCCCTGTTTTACTTTTATGATTTCCATTCATTTACAGTGCAGATTCAGTATGAGAAGTGTGGGGAAAAAAGTCTGGCACAACTCCCTCCTTGCCATCTTATTGGTTCTCAAAAAGGTGAGAAGCCAGAAGGCATCTCCAAAGTTGATTCAGAGTGATGGTTACTAGTCACAACAATCACAACTGTAGTAAGGGAGAGGGATACTTCAAGCTTCATTGAAACTTGGATCTcctagagaaaaaaagaaaaggcagttCTTTAAGGGTGTTAATTCATGCAAGCTTAGAGTTCTTGAGGACAAAATAGTAGAAGACTGagtttattatttatgaaatgaCAGGATACAGTACACTGCAGAGACACTACAACCTTTGATTACAAGTAAATGAAACTTAATAAACAGTCCAGTCTAAGGagtattaaaataacatttatctAAGTCATcataaaataacacaattaaaaaaactcagaaATACAAATACCTATTGTTTTGCTAGAAAACTGCCACAGAAACAGGTAACCATACTACTAGTGAATTGTACTAAACTCCATTTTTCCCTCCATGCATCAACagagacaattttttttttttttattcagctgACATAGAAGGTGGGAATAGATGACCAGACTTGTTATGGCAATACAGGCCTTTACAGTTCAATATTACATTTTCTTGTGCTTCAACTATACAACAAGTTCATTCGACATACTCTAATCATATGCATTCCAACTATATTTCTTTCATCCAAGGAAAACAAATGTAAAGGTGAACAGGTACAATAATAGAAAATGGCTCACAACCAAAATTCAGGGATTCTAGGAACAGCATGCCAAAAATTACATAAGCATACCAGTTTGTTATCCACAAACACCAAGGCATGACAAGAGGCCAAAATTTCTGCTGTTCGGACAGGCACTTTAGTCATATCAGATTCTAAATCTGCACTCTCTGTCAACCCAACAACTCCACGGAACTCCTGAAACCAGCAACAAGATATAAGGAAATTCAATATCAAAAACCAACACACAACATCAGGTTATGTAAGAAGCATACCATGTCATCTGATGTAAGTGTTCCAGTTTTATCGAAACAACATATATCAACCTGCAGGACAAAAATGATGACAGTGCTTAATATAAGGTGACCTAATGATACACAAGTCCTAGCACACACTGTGCCCCAAATCACCACATATGTGAGAGTGTAACCGTAcaatcaagaaataaatgtaCGTCATAAAAAGCTAATGTACAAGTCAATGAGAAAAGAAGCACAAGTTCAGTTCTTGATAAGGCTGGCGTTTCTTGATAAATTACACTAATCTATAACCTTTATCATCTCTCAAAAGTGAAGGAATGGCAACCCAACTAAAACAGCCAAGGCAACCAACTAATGTCAGAAAGGTAAACACCATCTCTGATTTAATAAGAAAAGTAGCAATTAAAGGACTAGtagtgagagagagaaaggatgaCTAATTGGCTACATTAACTTACCTTTCCTGCAAACGGGATGCGAAAAGGTTCGGTACAAAAAATTCCACGCCGTGCCAATGCAATAAGAGATGTATTAACTGCTATTGATAATTCCATTGGCAGCTCAGGAGGAATTACAGATGTTATGATAAGTGAACAACTCAGGAAAAGCTTGTACTTGCTCCTCGTGGGATCCTCTAGTCCCTGCATTAAGAAAATCATATTAGCATAGGCCAACTTATACAATATTCCAAAAATCACCTCAAAAAGTAGTACTTTACCTTTTTAAGTACATAACCAGCAGCAATTACTGCAAACACAACTAAAAATAGGATGAACAACCCACTTTCCCAACTATTGGCAGTAACCTTCAACAAGTATAATCAAAAGAAGAATCCAAATTAGGAATTAGAAATAGAATGTTTCATAAAAGTTTCAGTAATCCTCAGTCAACTATGAATGAAATTTTAAGTACCCTTTCTGTGGAAAACAAAATGGTCCTCATTAGTTTCCCTTGACTTGTTTCAAACCCAGTTCGAAGAACAACAGCTAGACAACCGCCATCAGGAGCCCTTAGGGGAAAGTTCTAACTCCAGGAAGAATTAAAGGAATCAATTGAAACAGCAAAGACACTGTCtctgatacaaaaaaaaaaagtgctcaGGAATTTAAAAGGCAATGTTACATATTCACATGACTGACCTTATCTGGAGTATGCTGCAAAATTTTAGTCCCACCAAATAAAACATGGTTCTTATCGCGTTTGGCTGATAACTTCTCCTCCATCCCTCTACCCGTGATTGAAACCTGAGAAAAATTTTCTTCTGTTTTCACAAGTTCTAGAGAGAGTGATTCAAACAACTTCCAAATATACAAACCAGCAGCCAATGAAAGAATaactaacaaacaaacaaagccaCTTTTTTCCGTTTTGTTTGATATGAACATAAGAAAGCATTCAGGCTAAGgatgaaaacaaagtattacTCAATTGAGGAAATCAATTTAACAAGAAAGCATTTAGGCTTCATATTGGAACATTGATAACGCAAACATCCTCAATGGTaagcaaaaatataaatgagCATAAGTCACATAAATGACCTATCacagattatttaaaaaaaaaaattggcttaTAGCAATTAAATAGCCTGCTAGTCAAAACACAACAACCAAATGTAAATCCAATATCCAGGTTAGACTTACTCAAATTTAATAGCTTTTCACTCAAATGTCAAAACCAATGTCAGATAATCACAGTTtcaaaagtttataaaataacaGTAATCAGAAAACAGGAAAACGAACTACCTTCCATTGCGGAGTAGACTCGCCAGTGAGAATGGCTTCATTCAGAATGGCACTTCCAGCTAAAAGAAGCATGTCTGCTGGTACAGATTTATCTTCTCCATGCTGACCAGAAGAGCGTCCAATGGAGACAACATCACCAGGTAAAAGATCAGTCCCGGAGAGCTTCACCCATCTAAAATCATGTTGATGGCATAATTATACATATCTACACACTCATAATTTACAAAAGCCccaaaattgcataaaaaatacatacttCCCACAGCGATGCACCATTATGGTCTGGGTATCCACTCTAACACGTCTTAGCTCGCTTAGAGTCTTCAACCTACTCTTTGCCATAGTTGACTCGAACATAAACAGCATAAAGAGGGTAAACAAGCTGTAATACCAATATTCATCCAAGCACCAAAGCCCCACACAGAACACCTATACAGATGTATTGCAAAACCAAAGAAGAATGCCAGAATGAAAAGATATAAAGCATATATAAAACTgaatttagacaaaaaaaaaaataacacaaggtGAAATATAGAATTCTGAACTAGAGATAAGGAAAGAGAGGATGTGGTTTAAAGACAGAACCTGAAATACAAAAAAGGGCTCCATGCACTgctctttcaataatttttggaatGTGGGCTGTGGATATTCAAATCTAAATAACCATAAACAATCCCCATCAAGCagtggaagaaaataaaaacacaggTAAAAATTTCTTAAGAAGTTCAGGCTTCAGGAAGCATTGTTGTATCATTTCAGGGACACCAAAATGATATGCTGATAACAAAAGTCCAACGGCCAAATTGCATATTCCAAAAACCACTAGGACAAAATACGTGTTATATCGAGTGTACGAGGGATTAAATTAACCGCATTTGATGAAGTAGTTTTTCCTAAGAACatgaaaaagaatatatatcatAAGTTGATAGTATGCAATATTTGTCCTTCCATatgataaaaatccaaaaaggtAATTTGATTTTACTATCCTAAAAGAGCAATTGAGCATAACCAAAAATCAGTCCTAGTGTCCCTTTATGACAATCCATACTGCAAGGTTATTGAAAATGCATATCTAACAGCATAGCCAGATCAGAGCGCATTGAACTGGTCCATAGACAATGGAAGCAGGAAATGCACCAACAGCCAATAAGGAAAGGACAAATTGACATTGAGAAGAAAGAACACTTGGGAGACCTTAGCctataataaaattgacaatcTCTGGTACCTTAATTTTAAACATTGAAGAAACAGAACTAAAGGACCACAAATATTGGACATATATTAAGCACAAAGATAGAAATACTCACACATTCCGTCCCCATTTCTCAGTTGCAGCAGCTACTTTAGCCTCAGAACCATGGCCAGTACTTTTAAGATAGTGGCCAAATGTTTCCTTGGTAGGGTAAGGAAGCTTGCAAAATGTCTCATTCTCCTTTGAATAGATGAACCACTGCTTTCTGAAATCAAAGTAAATCTCTTCCCCATCCCCTGGTGATGAGGATGTTGCCGACTATGCAAGTAAAAGAAATTTTCAGAAAAGAAACAAGGGGTATTGTGTAGGTGATAGATGAAAAGCTATACCTGTTTAATTTATCTTAGGTATCCAATAAAATCAATCTCTTTTTCATTAGCATCAGTGGGACTTCTAGTGTTGAGAATGTAATCTTTGGTAGTCAAATCAAAGGTCTAAACGGCAAATTGCAAAGCCCATCGTTTAACTTATACACATTATATCAAGTTCACACGATACCTTTGAAAAGTCACATCATGTATTACAAACAGGTATATTTGCAAAATGAAGATGTTTGAGTTATCATAATTGGGTTTGAAATGAATGGTATTTGACAACAAGTGAGCTAAGTCTTCGCCCTGTGTTGTTTCAACTTAAGAAACTAAGACCAGTCAATGTAGAGAAACCCTCTAACACCTAATTTCAGAAAAACCAAAACATGCCATCAATAAAAACATCAACACTGCGCCATGAATTTCAACATTACCAGCATAAGCATACAATTCTTCTATCATTTTATAGCCAATAGTATTTTTCACTCctccaaatataaaaagaacagataaaaaaaaaaaaaagcacgcaATGCATCCATTTGGAGCCTACATCAACCTTTCATCCCTACCAGCTCTGAGAAAATCCAAATTCCATCCAATccacttattaaaaaaactcattttcactAAAACAAAGCAAACCAACACAAAAACTTACTTGTTGACGAATATACAACGGCACAACTTCTTTGGAACCGGAAAACTTGGCCGGCGTAACTTTACAAGTATCCGCAGCTCGGATATCATTAACCTACACACAAAACTcccaaatcacaaaaaataaaccctaacca contains:
- the LOC118050781 gene encoding probable manganese-transporting ATPase PDR2 isoform X1; its protein translation is MVLRFNVGGKVVERVDLIRKRKWPWRLDIFPFAILYAIWMVTVVPSIDIVDAFIVLGGLVAIHVLVLLFTAWSVDFKCFVQYSKVNDIRAADTCKVTPAKFSGSKEVVPLYIRQQSATSSSPGDGEEIYFDFRKQWFIYSKENETFCKLPYPTKETFGHYLKSTGHGSEAKVAAATEKWGRNVFEYPQPTFQKLLKEQCMEPFFVFQVFCVGLWCLDEYWYYSLFTLFMLFMFESTMAKSRLKTLSELRRVRVDTQTIMVHRCGKWVKLSGTDLLPGDVVSIGRSSGQHGEDKSVPADMLLLAGSAILNEAILTGESTPQWKVSITGRGMEEKLSAKRDKNHVLFGGTKILQHTPDKNFPLRAPDGGCLAVVLRTGFETSQGKLMRTILFSTERVTANSWESGLFILFLVVFAVIAAGYVLKKGLEDPTRSKYKLFLSCSLIITSVIPPELPMELSIAVNTSLIALARRGIFCTEPFRIPFAGKVDICCFDKTGTLTSDDMEFRGVVGLTESADLESDMTKVPVRTAEILASCHALVFVDNKLVGDPLEKAALAGIDWSYKSDEKAMPKKGGGNAVQIVQRHHFASHLKRMAVVVRTQEEFLAFVKGAPETIQDRLVDLPPSYVDTYKKYTRQGSRVLALAFKYLPDMTVSEARSLDRDVVETGLAFAGFAVFNCPIREDSASVLSELKNSSHDLVMITGDQALTACHVASQVHIISKPALILGPSRSGEGYEWISPDEMEKISYGDKGAEELSVTHDLCIGGDCIDMLQQSSAVLQVIPYVKVFARVAPEQKELILTTFKTVGRVTLMCGDGTNDVGALKQAHVGVALLNAVPPTKSGNSSSETPKDGNLKPSKSKKSKPEVSNLNGESSSKGKAVTKSDSSSQTAGNRHQTAAEMQRQRLKKLMEEMNEEGDGRSAPIVKLGDASMASPFTAKHASVAPTTDIIRQGRSTLVTTLQMFKILGLNCLATAYVLSVMYLDGVKLGDVQATISGVFTAAFFLFISQARPLPTLSAERPHPHVFCFYVFLSLMGQFAIHLFFLMSSVKSAEKYMPDECIEPDSDFHPNLVNTVSYMVSMMLQLATFAVNYIGHPFNQSITESKPFLYAILAAAGFFTVITSDLFRNLNDWLKLVPLPPELRNKLLIWALLMFLSCYTWEKLLRWAFPGRIPSWKKRQRLAAANLEKKKRV
- the LOC118050781 gene encoding probable manganese-transporting ATPase PDR2 isoform X2; translated protein: MGTECVFCVGLWCLDEYWYYSLFTLFMLFMFESTMAKSRLKTLSELRRVRVDTQTIMVHRCGKWVKLSGTDLLPGDVVSIGRSSGQHGEDKSVPADMLLLAGSAILNEAILTGESTPQWKVSITGRGMEEKLSAKRDKNHVLFGGTKILQHTPDKNFPLRAPDGGCLAVVLRTGFETSQGKLMRTILFSTERVTANSWESGLFILFLVVFAVIAAGYVLKKGLEDPTRSKYKLFLSCSLIITSVIPPELPMELSIAVNTSLIALARRGIFCTEPFRIPFAGKVDICCFDKTGTLTSDDMEFRGVVGLTESADLESDMTKVPVRTAEILASCHALVFVDNKLVGDPLEKAALAGIDWSYKSDEKAMPKKGGGNAVQIVQRHHFASHLKRMAVVVRTQEEFLAFVKGAPETIQDRLVDLPPSYVDTYKKYTRQGSRVLALAFKYLPDMTVSEARSLDRDVVETGLAFAGFAVFNCPIREDSASVLSELKNSSHDLVMITGDQALTACHVASQVHIISKPALILGPSRSGEGYEWISPDEMEKISYGDKGAEELSVTHDLCIGGDCIDMLQQSSAVLQVIPYVKVFARVAPEQKELILTTFKTVGRVTLMCGDGTNDVGALKQAHVGVALLNAVPPTKSGNSSSETPKDGNLKPSKSKKSKPEVSNLNGESSSKGKAVTKSDSSSQTAGNRHQTAAEMQRQRLKKLMEEMNEEGDGRSAPIVKLGDASMASPFTAKHASVAPTTDIIRQGRSTLVTTLQMFKILGLNCLATAYVLSVMYLDGVKLGDVQATISGVFTAAFFLFISQARPLPTLSAERPHPHVFCFYVFLSLMGQFAIHLFFLMSSVKSAEKYMPDECIEPDSDFHPNLVNTVSYMVSMMLQLATFAVNYIGHPFNQSITESKPFLYAILAAAGFFTVITSDLFRNLNDWLKLVPLPPELRNKLLIWALLMFLSCYTWEKLLRWAFPGRIPSWKKRQRLAAANLEKKKRV